ATGAGAATTTTCTGACACGTACAAATTCTATCAAATTTTAATGAGATATCAAACATTAGATGGATAAAAAGAAATTCGGTAATTCAATAACTTCGATTTGAGTCCTTCTGGATCGAGCAGTTGGCTTGGAGGGTGGTCATTCACGCAGATGATTCGAAATCGATTCTCTCTATTAAGTCGAACTTGTCGCATAGAACTTGCCTAGTACGATTAACATTTCCTATATgatttgacaaaaaattatagCGGTAGtaagtttttctaaaatttcaaaaaagaatattttgattTGGGATAAATTTACTCGCATCGGGTGTTTATACCAAATCAATATATGTATGTCAAGTATCTAGATTTACAgttcataaaattatataacaataaaaattgaattaacttaatataaacACTTAATAcgaataaattttttcaattaatttgatGTAATAATTCGATTTTCGGTGAGTTATGCCCGGACCCAAGAAACAGCTACGAGTAGCGACAAATCTCTTTTAAAAGTCCCTCTTTAGTTgcgttttctttttttactttttttttctttatttacgCACTAAGAGACAAAGCGTTGTTCCCAAAATACCCTTTTGCTTTAATTTTTGTCGTTATCTTTAATAAACTtaccttctattttttttagtaactcGACACGTGTGCTTTGGTTGTTAAAGTTACCGTACCACCAATGGTAATCACAATTAAAGAGTGATTTATTTCATGCATTTGAATTTTAGGCTCATTCCATCTACCACTTCTCCATTttatcaacaaattttaaatactcAAATTATGATCGTACCAATCGAATATCTAACATAAGTACTCTTAAATTGATTACATTAGGTTTAACTTTATTTTCacgtttgaaaaaaatataactaataaatcCTCGACTTAAAAGAAAAGTAATtcgtaaattattattataatttattgacACTTATGACCTTTTCTCCCCTAAAGTctaacaatttttaatttttaatcacTTCTTTCTTAATTACCTATGTCAGAAATATAATTAAGGTGGACCATTAGTACATCCAATCCAGATAATTCACAGGGACATATTTGTCATTTCagtcaaagaaaaaaagaaggaagggtattttggtctttatGTAGAAAAGCCTTATCCATAAATCCTCTATATAAAGGAACATTAAAACTCCTTttaacccaaaaaataaaataagaaagagagaaaaaataaatttatttttttcttcacgcAATACATATGaactgaagaaaaaaataagagaaaaaaaaaatcaatggcGGCATCGAAGAGCTATTTCGCTAGATCGAACTACCGGTTTCTATCAAGTGACCGGAATGTTTCAGTAACTTCCGATACGATGTTCGAGCTGGATGAATCCGATGTATGGAACTCACCGGCGACGGCAAGGTCATCGTCGCCGGAGTTTCGGAAAACGAATACGAGGATTTCTAGAAAGCAGTCGATTGCGAAAAGTGATCGAAACAGTACTGGAGTAACGGTAAAATCAGCAGCAGCGGTTGCGGCGGCGTCTTCTATGCCGGTGAACGTGCCGGACTGGTCGAAGATACTGAAGGATGAGTATAGAGAGAATCGGAGAAGAGATAGCGATGATGACGGAGAAGACGATGATGATGCTGAGAATCGGATTCCGCCGCATGAGTTTTTAGCGAGGCAGTTTGCGAGAACGAGAATCGCTTCCTTCTCTGTTCACGAAGGAGTTGGAAGGACTCTCAAAGGTAGAGATCTGAGTAGAGTCAGAAATGCAATTTTCGAGAAAACTGGATTCGaagattaaaattttcaaactattCAACCGATCCATCGATCGATCTAACTGTGAGAAATTCAAATTACTACCTACTTTTTTTTGGTTCAACAATCTCAAAACtctctatttttccttcttttttttttctacctATTTTTGCAAGCGGTTACCGAGTTACAGATGCATTGTAATTGTAACgttttttttttcgaaattTTGTGAGGAAATCaattcgaaaaaaaaaatcattattaatattattattataattatcatttttaagtTTTTGTGATTCTGATTATagtacttttaatattttatgatgcCAGTTGTACTAATACtatacaatataaattattattattatttattattattattattattattatgtgtttCTTCCATATCCATCAGTTGGAAACGAAAAGTTTGTGAAATAAATAAGCCACTGTAAagtaaatgcaaaaaaaaaaaagtaaaagttatGTATTTAAAGGGGCTTTGGTGGGAAGATGatggttttttattttatttggtttgatGTAGAAGTTGGGATAATTGACAAATTAGGTCAATAATCATTGGGTTAttagcaaaagaaaaaaaaataagtggtCCAGTttgtatatagaaaaaatatgttggttttgaatgttaaaaattcaaaaaaatatgaattttatatttaatcagATTTTAATAAGAACTAAAAAGAACTACAAGAGAAGTTGTCCAACAATTTACTTCAATATTAGGGACCAAAAAGTCAATTTAATTAAGGAATTTTCGTATATagatcattaaaaataatttaattatgttttatatcTGTAATTTGCTGATTATAATTCGTAGTTACACAAGGTGACAACAAAAAACAGAGAGCCGAGGAAAacgaattatatatgtatatctaaataattgaatatatgTAATCGATATACATATGTATTCGAATAATTAGCCAATGAGATTGGGAGAGGAGGAGGAGAGAGGCCATGATAGAGGGTAAAGATGGAGAAAAGCAAATTCGAATAATTAGCCAATGAGATTGGGAGAGGAGGAGGAGAGAGGCCATGATAGAGGGTAAAGATGGAGAAAAGCaaattatatctatatatgtGTCTTGTGAATAtgtaattagtatatatatgtatttgtataatttgtatatgtataaatactgtactaattaactaatatatatttacttacgtactaattaattaacacaTATTTACTTAATAGCgtgattttcaatttatttcaatataatttggTTAATTAGGACCCAAATGaccatttatttcttttcttttcttaattagattgaattaatcaacaaaagacGCGTTTTTAGGGGATGAGAATAAAGCAATAAGAATATCTAAATGTGGTTTTAGAATTAATTATTGGCcctaacataatttttttaaaaaatatttctttgtaattttctttttacacATTTTAATCCAAACGAATTAGCCTTCCtttcatatataaatgataaatagaGAATAATGCAAACGCTTCtcaattttgattcaaattattagtttcatttctaaattattaataattttaaaaatctcttcATACACGCCTCAATCTGTCATATGATATGACAAGTGTTTTCAAATTCTAGCACGAAACTCTTAATAAAAATCGaaaaaagtgttaaaaatatttctaaaattaataaaaatttacgGCGTACTATCGAAATATATCTCAAActatcaataatttaaaaacgAAACTAATAATctatatcaaatttaaaattattaatttttctcttattataatataatatagtatatCAATATAACATATAGATTTATATTTTGGTACTCAATTTGTGTTAAGGATTATATGTTTTGAGTTAGAGAATAAATCGAGTATCTCGAAAGTATACATTTTATTATGTGTCACATATATGCCAGCACAAATTGAGtggtttataaatatttaattataaattcaattaatataattgTTTGTGAAAACacataagttttaaattatgaatttatttatccATTGGGCTATTGATTCCTTTATACTTTTCTTAATCTTGATCGAATCAGGTTCTAATTAAGTGTATTAAAGCTTAGTTTAAGCCTTAAGGCATGGAAATTTTAGTTTACAATATAAATCTTATCAAAAACTACATCCCaagaaattaattaagttatcCAAATGATTAATGGTAATAATCTCATAGACATTAGGGATGGAATATAATCAATATTAACAAAAGTATGAATAGGtaacattattaaataatattgtgataatcGAGTCAGCTTgtgtaattatattaattttattagttatttattacttttcatTAGTCAAATTACAGTATAAATCTGTctagtaaaatttaaataaattatttagtatttttttaaaatctatctGAATTACATTGATCGTTGTGTCATATGACTTGTTAACctaaagtaaattattttttatttcaaatcatctatcttattttttcaaaattaattatttcaaattgttagttatttgagaaattaaagataaacttggttttctttttttaatttcatctcaatatattatgattgttaacatatctatcaagaataagctagttgacatttttttctaattaactatttttaagTGACGCGTAAAAGAAATCGCGATGAATAATTCGTAACAAAGAGAGTATTAATTAGTGCTAATTATGTACCTAACTACTAGACATAGGTGTCTAGATCAATGTCAAATCAAAGTTTATCAAATTTTGCTTTCCATTATTTATGAGTTTGTCCAATTGGGTCCATAATGTAAGTGGTAATGCCCAATATATGaaacctaaattaaattaaacaaataatttcacCTCAAGACCACTACTTTATTTATACCTTTGATTAGACctcctttctttttcattaattaatatgataGCTACTACTAGCTTATAAGAATTTAATTCAATATGCCTAATTGTGTCACCATAGTTACCTATTCTTTTGTTTATTAGGTCTAGCAAAACTCATCAATGATTAAGCATGTTTAATTATATTGACGGTGTCTGAATTAGTTTACACGTATTTTAATTAATGTGCGGATACTTGCTATTTCTCATTTATATAAGGTAGTATCAAGTAATTTACTTGATCCATCAAAATCTATGTTGATTCACAAAATAGTTATGGTGGCTCGTTTAATTTGTTACAAGGGATAAGAGATAGTTAATTCAGATTTGATTATAGGATGAGTTTATCTTATGTTtgatttgaataaaattgaaataactcGTTCTCGGTTAATAGAGTCAATAGTTGTGTTTTTCCTTGTTTGTGTTGGGATATGAATAAATATGACAAAATCAGCCTGTGAGAACGTAATATGTCCAACACCTAAGTTTGACGGAGTTAAAGATCTGatcgtaattattttttcacttattAACTCAACCAATTTTTACATGTCCATAATTTAACCCGTCTTAAAATTGAGTTGATTAAGCTAAATATGAAGTTCAAATTGACttattagaaatatttaatCCGTTCGAATTTAActtaaactattcaaaaatCTGAATAACTCAACGATTCATATCTCTTTTATTGACATTAGGCCACACCCATGATGTTCCATtacaatatatattcttttcatattcaacaACATTTTACCATTAAAATCATGTGAAGATTGAAATGGCATTAGGCAAAATTGCAATATGcatgaaattataattattttctcattcaatccaattttttgtttgataaaaaaaatgttagacATGCTACTCTACATTTAAATCCAATTTTTCAAACCCTAAATTGCTCGATTTACAAACTAATTCACACATGGCTTATTCTTCTTTAGTAAGACTGTCAAAAATAATCCGATCAAGATGACTGAGATCTTTTCACTCGTTAAACAAATACTATACATAGCAAGTAATTTATATTCTTGACATGTCTATTCTATCTGAATCTGAATTAGTCCGATCAatagaatttaaatataaaatgtttgggatatttttatttttttttgtaatgttgTTACTATGAATATGACAATCATACAAGTTATTGTATATGACAAATGCCAATATTACAAGTTTAAAACCTAGAAGCTACACCCAATAGgaagttattttctttccaaagttgtcaaattctttttctttaatttccaaAGTGtcaattttatcttttgttcttttctttttcttcttctaatgtgttgtcaatttaattatttaaaaaaaatgcatttatTCTTGCAGCGACGTATCCCCTCAACCATTATGTGTTAAATAACACTATTTTCTTAcgtcttaatttatgtgatatttttttttataacaaaaatttatacatgaaatttttaaatttttaatgaaatttatatatttttaaactatttaaaaaatataataaattataaaaaatttacgataaaaaataaacttatttaaattttgaaagtcaaaAAATGTCACCAGTAGTAAAAAGTATGGGCAATTGAAACTGacttttttgagaaaatgactACTCTTATATcccattttctatttttttttttagatattggTGCCATAATGTGCTCATCTAAAAAGCATAATTCTATCATAAGGGAATATCCACGTCTTCTTCTGTCTCGAAATATTTATCGTgttttattttcaaagaaattaaattaaattttttatttatttcatattttaaatataaaagttGTATAAtcaaaaactttttatttttaaaaattttgcttGTTTAATATTCGGGTAAGTATTGCCTTTCAACTTTAAGTTTACAATCAAATTCAAAGGAACGAGTTTgtttgaatttaataatttgtGTATAAACATTTAGTAAAATTTAGagcaaataataaatatataaattaaataaatttaaaatataatgaattccTATAAAAATGTACTCCCTCTATCCGTAATTATTTGTCacgatttctatttttaaagtcaaattataaaaactttgactaacattttaagatgtatttttttttatcatattaatatgcaaaaaattgcaatttattgtacttttcatatagtttgaatatctaatttttttcttttaaaatatcgaattaatgtgatctaacttaatatt
The DNA window shown above is from Solanum lycopersicum chromosome 11, SLM_r2.1 and carries:
- the LOC101259309 gene encoding protein S40-4; protein product: MAASKSYFARSNYRFLSSDRNVSVTSDTMFELDESDVWNSPATARSSSPEFRKTNTRISRKQSIAKSDRNSTGVTVKSAAAVAAASSMPVNVPDWSKILKDEYRENRRRDSDDDGEDDDDAENRIPPHEFLARQFARTRIASFSVHEGVGRTLKGRDLSRVRNAIFEKTGFED